The Anas platyrhynchos isolate ZD024472 breed Pekin duck chromosome 1, IASCAAS_PekinDuck_T2T, whole genome shotgun sequence genomic sequence CCCCTCTGGGGAGGACCTTGGGCTGGGCACAGAGGTGCCCCAGCCAGGGCAAGTGCCCAGAGGCTTTGGGGATGTGCCAGGCACCCGTGGCTCCAGGAGACGCTGCTGCCCCACAGGGGCTGGGGCCTGGGAGAGCACAAACACCTGCCTGGGGGGGCCTGCAGCCCTGGACGTGCAGCGCTCCCAAACCCTGCCCTTGCTGCCTCCAAGCTCCATTGCACCCTCTCCTACCTACCCTCGCGTCTCTCTGGCTCCTGTCCCTTctcccccagccagcagctccctcgcacccagccctgctgagccccTTCTCTCCCATCTCTTCCAGACCATGGCTATTCTTCTCGTCCGCCTCCTGTCAGTGATGGGCCTCCTGCAGCTCACACTCAAGGTTGGGGACCAGCCTGACAAGGCCACCCAAGAGCTTATAGAGAAAAGAGAAGtgatgctgcaggaggagatgcaggtgctgctgcaggagatcGAGAAGGGAACCGAACCCCAGACCAGAAACAGCACGGTGTTCCTGTTCCTCGCCATGTGCCACCACTGGCAGTTCTGGGCACTTTCGGAAGCTTTTCTGGCTCTTTTTGGCATGTACTGGCTGCCCAAGAACATCAAAGATGACACCGATGGTGATTCTGAGCCATGGAGCTCAAGCAGTGAGGATGGCGATGGAGGAGAAGAGGAACAAGAAGTTGAGGAGGAGttgagggaggaagaggaggaacaggaagaaataaacTTGAATGACCAACATGATCCAGAACTGCTCGTGAGCCTGCTCAGGAAGTCTCTGCTGCCAAAGCTGCTTATGATGCAGAGCATTATGGAAGAGGTGGCAGGGGAGAACTCTGCATCAGCGAACGCCATTCAGAGAACCATTTTCATgagagagctgcaggcagaggtggGGTTGTTTGTGACAATGTTTGAGAACAACCTGCCTGTTTCATCCCTCACTTGCTCCAATGCCAAAGTTCATGGTTCTCCTCGTATCTTCAAGCTTCCACCGAAGAATACATTTGAAGATTAGATGCATAGATTAATAGGAATAGTCAAAGTAGTTAAGACAAAATAGTTAAGGTTGTTAGTAAGGAGATGTTTTCCGCATAGATTAGTCACGTCAATAGAAATAGATTTGTAGTTAATGTTCTAGGACCATTAGTTTAAGCAAAATGACAATAAATCAGACTGTTTGAACAAACACTGTCCCTGAGTAACTTCTCCTGAGTGTCTCGGAAAAACTTTGCTGGGGGACGCTAGCCTTTGGTTCCATCTCTTCTGTCTAATAAAGAGATGACCTTTGGGCTTGGTTTTATGTTAGCAGTGGTTACTTTTCTGAGAAGTCATTTGAGGACTTCTGCAGCCTGCTGTTAGGTAAAATGGGTTCAAAGAGGACCGCTGCCTCTTGCAGCTTCTGCTGCTCAGGagtgctgctgcccagctgcgGGGGCTCAGCTCAGTGcctggggatttggggtctctgcccaggctgggtgtgcttggtctggctgggatggagttaactttccctgcagcagcccatacagtgctgtgctagTGTGTCTGCACTTGGAGCTAGAACAGCGCTGGTATCACACcggtgctgtgcctgctgctgtgaagTGCAGGCACCacatcaggactccctccagATTTCAACTGCCTTGCAAGGTAAAAACACCACATATGGAAATGACCTTTGGGGCTTTTTCCATTTCTAGGAGCTTCATTGTAAAATTCAAGGAGTATTCTGGACGAATCCTTAGCAGAACTGGACAAGGACATGTCCTGTGCCAGAAGCATGCTCTCTCCTTTGTGACGATCTTTACTCAGAACATTGTTGTTCTAGTGTATCTGGATTGGCTTCAGCCATGTTGCAGAATGCACACTTGTGCAAGAGGCAAAAAGACGAGAGCTGATGCCCCAAATTTGTAGAAATTACGCTTTTACTTTTTCCTCgttgaaatattaatttaaccTGAAAAAAAGGCCCGAATAATGATGAGAATTTTTCAATTTCCATTCCTGATTTTCATAGTGATTGACCTTCATTGTCTAGTATATCTTTAAATCTTAAACAACTCAAATTCAAagatgcaaaaacatttttaaaatacactcaTCGTGACAATTCCATGCTGAGATTTTAGAAAAGGTTTGAAGAATGTACATGTCCCTCTTGAGAATTAATTTCTTCAGGCACTCCTTTAACTTTCATCCTTTTCGGTGAATGAATCAATTGACACTTCCAGTGGTAGTCGGTTGACCAGAAGCAGGCAAGTCCATTCTGTGCTGGACATTTTCAAGGGTGTTGACTCACTGGTGGGTCTATAAGACCCAGCTCTTGGTGATTTTTCTGTCATGTAATTTCACCCTGGGAACCCCTGACAATGGTTCttatgttgttgttattttgtgtcCCATTGAAAATTCATCACAGACAGTGCAAGGAGTGAGGTTCTGCTTTCTTAGTGCTACTGGCTAATATCTAGTGTATTGACAATCAGGTCAAGAAATTGATGTGACAGGCAGATTGTGACCCAATATCTCAAGCATTCTTCATTCTTAATTAAAAGCCATGGCTATTATAAATACATGCCAAAGTGATAAGTGTGTACCTGTGTGCATGAGTACATGTGCTTGCATGCATCAGTGGCATGCTCTTCTCATCTGAGCTAAAGCTTATTTTGCAGTTGTCATGAAAGTTGACTTACAACAGTACTAGTAGAAAGTGGAAAAGATTTGAGCTATTGTGCAATAAAGGGGTGTGATATTTTAATGACCCGAGATTCACATGAAGTGTTATACTGCTGATAACACAGCttattggaaaaataattgtgctcatattttataataattgcACACTGTTGTTAGCAAATAAATGAGTTTCCTACCCCTCAAGCTGCCTCTCTGACTTCAACTATATAATCTATCTTGTTCTCAATATACTCCATTCCTCTTATCATTGGCAACTAACACGAGGCCCCTCTGGCTTTACCTGGACTGCTTTCCTAATGGagttttaaaaattagtttAGAGCTTTCTGTTCtaattttttcttcacttctctggtttatatttgttttaattcagcTCTGATCAGTTTTAGTGCTCACGTGCCAAAATGGAAAGTATAACCTgagaaaagacttttttttttaaaaaaaaactctttagtTTTCTCATTTTAGATATGAAATAAACTTTGCGTAATAACAATATAATTGTTCCAAATATTGGTTAAGGTTCTTTGGAAGGTATTGAAAGGTGTAAATAAATGTGTTCATATCTAAAACAGCTCTCCAAACCCCACTAGAAAGAACACACATAAAATATCTTTCTAACTCATGATTACATGGAAGTCATGAGTTTGTGGGGTGGCTATAACTCAGCAGTTCCTTTGGCTgcttctgatggctttcatgccCCTGCCCTGGTGGGGGTTAAAGTCCCACGGGCATCCCTGGCCCACTCCCCAGTCACTAGTgatgttccccagggctcggtactgggaccagtcctctttaatatctttatcgatgatctggatgagaggatcgagtgcaccctcagtaagttcacagatgacacccaGTTAGGttcatgtgtcgatctgctctagggtaggaaggctctgcaggaggatctggataggctggactgatgggctgggGTCAattgtatgaagttcaacaaggccaagtgcctgcacctggggcgcaataacctcaagcagaactacaggctgggagatgagtggttggagagctgccaggcagagaaggacctgggagtgatggc encodes the following:
- the LOC140001466 gene encoding uncharacterized protein, which encodes MAILLVRLLSVMGLLQLTLKVGDQPDKATQELIEKREVMLQEEMQVLLQEIEKGTEPQTRNSTVFLFLAMCHHWQFWALSEAFLALFGMYWLPKNIKDDTDGDSEPWSSSSEDGDGGEEEQEVEEELREEEEEQEEINLNDQHDPELLVSLLRKSLLPKLLMMQSIMEEVAGENSASANAIQRTIFMRELQAEVGLFVTMFENNLPVSSLTCSNAKVHGSPRIFKLPPKNTFED